GTGTTTAGTATTTATAGGTTACATTGGTTCACGAGTTTTCGTTGGATAATAATAAATAATTTAGTAAAAAAAAAATGAAATCATGAGAAATATAAAACTAAAACTTCACGACAACATTTTTAGCCATATATTATTTTGTTTACGCTTAATTTTGTCAAACATTCTATAGCATTTTGATAGAATATTAAATATTATATATTTAATATATAGTTTTTTTTAAAGAACATACTTAATATGTACAAATGATGAATTGAAGAAAAAAAAATGCTTTCTTTAAATAAAAATTTAAAAATAAATGATAATAATTAAAAAATAAAATGTCAGAGAACATATTAATAGCAAATAAAAACTAAAACACATCAAAATGTAAACAATCATCAAAGTTAAACAAATATAATATTCCTGCCCGAAGAGCGGGTAAACCACTAGTATTATAATAATGTAGACTTAAGTACTTAGATAAATAAATACGGTTTATCGAAGTAATACTAATTTATAATTATTGATACGGTTTGGAGAATCCCCTATATATTATTTGAGAAGTATTGCAACATTTTTTGTAGCCACATGTCATCACTATAATGATTCTTAGAATCCGTAGAGAAATATGTTAGTCCATCTAAATATATAATAAAGTTTTTATTAAACTAACCATAAATACATTATTAATGTGCTTCATTATTTCCTTAAATAAAATTACGAGATGGCCTAATGTGGCTAAAGTATATATGACAATTAATGATTTTAAATATTAAAGATTTGATAAAAATAAGTGTATCTTATATTATTTTTGTTTAATTTTCAACTATTACAATAAATTAAACAGCCATATTAACCATATAATAAAAATTAAAATTTTTCTTTATACGTTATCTTTTGAATTTTTAAAAACGAGTATAAAACACTAAAATTGTTAAAAGTCTCACATTCAAATTTTGTGATCCATGGTTTAAATTTTTTGTTATGACATGATAAAAATACATAAATATCTTAATTTTGAAATTTACTTGGAACAATTTTTATGATAAAATTTTGAAAAACTATTGACAACTTAATTTTTAAAAATATTATAAATTACTTAAACTAATAATTCTATAGTAAATTTTTTGTTATCAGTAATTTAATTTTTTTGCTATAACAAATACAAATGATAAAAAATATATGAGTAGAAAGCATCATTTAATAAATAATAATATTAAAATATACTATATATATGTTACTATCATTTAAATTTAATTATATACCATATCAAATAGAAAAAAATATTATTTGGATTAATAAAATTTATTTATATGTTTGCACCAATTTAATTATATAAATAATAGTTACTGATTTTTTAATTATTCAATATATATTTATTATTTCATAATATGTTAGAAACATATAATATATAAAATAATATATATATAATGTTAATCCTAATTCCGCGCAAGGCACGGATCTTTAACCTAGTGTCTTATTGTATCCTAAGCAATTACTATTATCGTAAATAATAAGTGATCCTTTCTATATAAATAATTAAGGTCCTTCGAAATTATAAACCTCTTACTAGTAGGTTTGTATACAGTTTACTTTAGAAATACGAATTCTGATCGTTTTAAAACTTTTTGCAAAAGAAAAAGTTCATTCGAATGTTGATTATATATCTGCCTTTACTTTTTGGTACATCTTTTAACACACGTAAAAAGGGAAATATTACAGATTAATATAAAACTATGTGAATAAATCTAGAAATAATTATTCAGTTCAATGTCTTCCAAGTTCTAACATGCTCTCCTAACGGGATATACTGCTTCCTTTGGATAAATTTACAGAAAATAAAATGCTCAGAAAAGGTTACGATATGTATTTTTAGAATGAGTAAAATCGTAGTAGTAAGACCATCTGCGATTGGGGTTCTCTCCACTGAGGTTTTTAATATATATATTATGTATATATATATACATGTATATATATATATATTATATATGTGTAAATAATTGTAGGATATTGTGGATATATGTATATATATATATATTATATATATATGTAAATAATTATAGGGTCCACAATTATTATGGAATCCCATAAATAAAAGATTTTAAGGATTTTTAGAGCATAATTAACGGAGCACCTATAATGGTGGGGTCCGTTAATTTTGCAAAAACCGATCACAAACCATATCAAACTAGGATCGATCTTATAGGGGTTTTTGCACTGTTCACGGGCTCCACGGACACGTGGCGGTCCGCAATGGGTTCGCCTATAATTTTTTTTTTTTTAAGAACCCCTCAGCGTTAATGGTGCTCTTAAAACCGTCTTTTAAGAATCCTTACTTGTGGAGTTCCAGAAAAATTATAGACTCCACAATTACTTATACATATATCTATACTATTAAAGCAGGATCCTACTGTCCTTTTTACCTTAACCTGCCATTTTCTTTATTAACATTGCATGTTTCATTAAAGGCAATCAAGTAATATTAATAACATATCTATATTGGGTCATTTTTTTTGGATCCAGTCCACATCAGATCTCTCTTGGGCCCTTTGGGCCGATTAAGAAATCAGATCCAATTCTCACATTTTTTTTCCTTTGGGCCCCTGAGTCCAAGTTCAAATAATTTTTTTTCAACTATTCTTAATTATTATTTTTTTCTTTTCTTAATATAATTTAAGCATTCATAAAAAAAATTGAATTTTTTCATTGAAAAGTATAAATCTTTATTAAAAGTATATAATTTTTTTATTAAAATATTAACCACATAATTAAATTAATTTATCAGTATTAACCACATAATAAAAGTATATAATTTTTTCATTGAAATGTATAAATTTTTATTAAAAAGCGTTTCTCTGATCTTACAATGAATAATTGACTAGCGAAGTAGTATAACAATAGAGACAGGAAGAGTCGAGAAAAACTCACCGGTGCTGCTTTCTCGACGTTGCTCCGGCGCGTCGCCTATCACGAGCACCAAATCTGGTCTCGTCTCAACTCAATGACCTCGGCGTACCAACCTCAGCAATCTCTCGTGCTCTTTGACATGGACCTGAAACCACCATTAACCTCTGGTTCGCCGACGTCTTCTCACTCCGATGTATCTCCAGATCCTTGTTGGCCAAGTATGAGTGGTTTGTCAGTGAAATCTCCACAGACGGCGAAATTGACATCATCTACAGTCTCGATTGAGGAAGAAACTGTTACCCAATCAGATTTGCCGTCTTCTCTTCCGGTAGTGAACAATGGTCCTGCAGATACAAGCCATCAAATAGAAGGCTCGGTTGTGAAGGAGAACATCATTAGTCTTCCAGTACCTCCATCTAGCTCAAAATCAGAGGTGGCTCCTTCCTCTAATCTTCCCAACTCTCGTCTTGGAGCTTGGGCTCATCCAATCAATCTCAATTCTCTTTCAACATCAAGGGTTCACTCTTCAATCCATGAAGTTGACGGAAGAGTAGCTAAAGACGGATATGTTCTAGAACTCTGGCCGTCTTTAAAAGAATCGCAAAATGGTCAAGTGAGAAGGGAAATACTTGAAGCTCCAATCTCCAAATCTTTTCCAGCTGTGGCACAAGCTCAAAACCCGCAAGACAGGAAAGAAGATGCTCTTCGATTTCCATGGGCAGCGAAAATGAATCCTGCTTGTAGGAATCTCTACCGAGCAACAGAGCCTGAATACTTAGAAGATGGTACTCCTAAGGTAACTATTCCAAGGCATGTTCTCTTGCAAGGATTACAGAATCAAAAGGAATATATTTTGGGTCAGTTCTATAGATGTTTGCCTCCGCCTGGAGGTTTAATTTATGCAGTCTTTAACAAGTTATGGGGAAGAAAGTGTAGAATCACTATAAAGAAGTTGGGTGAATCTAATTACTTGTTTCATGTTCCTGATGAAGCGACTAGAACTTGGATTCTTCAAAGGGGTCTTTGGCATGTTGATGACTGTCTAATGTTTGTTGCTTCATGGAAACCTGAAGCATCCTTAGCTATCCCGGAGATCAAAACAATCCCAGTGTGGGTAACTCTGAAAAAGATACCCAACATATGTTACTCTATTCCTGGAATAAGTCATATAGCCTCTGGTTTAGGTGCTCCAATGGCAACTCACAAACCCAGGTTAGACCCCATTCTAATGGGTGAAGCTAAGATTTTGGTTGAGGTAGAGTTAAGCAAAGCATTTCCTTTGAGAATCGCTGCTAATGATGAAAACGGTTTCATTTCCATGGTTGATGTGGAATACGCTTGGCTGCCTTCGAAGTGCGGTAGATGTGGTCAGCTTGGGCATAAGGTCAAGCGTTGCTTACAGGATGTCAATGACTCGCATTTAGTTGCTCCCGAGGTGATTGAGACGGCTGCTATCATTAGCGATGTGGTTACGACCACTTCGTTTGTCACTGTTCTTGAATCTCCTCAGCCCGACACTACTTTAGCGCCGGTTTCAGATATTGAGGTATCTCCTGACATTCTTCTGGATACACATAATGAACTGAACTCGGTTGATCCAACTCCTGTTGCGAAAGTGGACAATCTCATCACACTAGCTACAATCTCTGTTCTTGAAGACATGTATGCTTCCATAGCATCTCAACCCGATTCTACACCAACCGACATCAAAGATACCATTGAGTCTCCAGTTTTGGAGTCTGCCCAGATTTTATCAGTTACCAACACCTCTACTGCTCATGCGACCTCTACTGTCCAAAAGGAAAGAAGTAGAATAGCTGAGTCCGACCTTGGTTCTAACAAGTTTGCCTCGTTAATCACTTTGGAAGAAGAAGGAGATTCAACAGATTCAGACAAAGAAATTGATTCTATGAATCTGTTGACACCTTCAGGAAAAAGGATTCTTAGAGAGAGACCAGTTAAACCATCCACAAAAGCTAAGGAGATGCATTTGTATTCTTCGGCTCGTGGAAGAGGAAACCGAGGTCGTGGAAACCGAGGTGGACGCGGCTAGAATTATCCTCTTCATAGTATTCTAAGTCGATCGAAGCACATGTTCGATTGTTTTCTGGTTCATTTTATGTTTTCCTCTCTTGTTATCATTTGTTAAAACTGTATGACTTTGGTCGTAGCATGTATCGTCTATTTTTTTAAAAAAAAAAGTAGTATAACAATAAAAAAAAAAAAAAAAATTAATTTATCAAAGTTATACCAACTTAATTCATTAAATAAATAAAGTTTAATTTTGTAAACATAAATAGACATTTAAAATGAAATACGATAAATAAAGATAAAAAGTTTAATTATTTTATAAAATAAAGCAAAAATATATGAAAATATGACATTTACTAAATATTTGTCAATTGAAAAAAATAAAAAATCTGCGCTTTTAAAGCGCGGATCAAAATCTAGTAATATATTATATTAAGAACTTCATGGGAAGAACCTAAGGTGCTCGATTATTGGGGGTTCTTAGGATGGAGTTGTTAGCGGAATATAAAAATCCGTCTCTTAACTTTTAACTAAAAAACGAAGAACCGGTTCTTAAATAAGAGTTTTAAGAGCTGGTTCTTAATTTTTTTAGTTAAAAATTAAGAGACGGATTCTTATATTTTGTTAAGAACCCACCCTAAAAACTCCCAATAATCGTGTGCTCTGGACGAAAGAAAAATAGCCTTTAAACTAATTAACGTGCCGAACTCTGAAGAAGTACGTTATAAGGCCCATAAACCCCAGAAAACATTTATTGCTAAATGGACCTTTACCATGAGATGCAACACTACCGTCTAAGCATCTGTTTTGCGAGGCCTGATAAGTGCATGTCAGGTTCACATAACGGATTTGTTTCTTTTTTTTTGTGAGACATCTACCGTGATAACTGAAAAGTTTAAATTTTCTTTTAGAATATGGTGTCATGCAAGTCAGATATTAACATAAAATTCATGCACATTTTTAAAGTAATGTACTTTGATATATAACTTTAAAATTACTAAAGCAAACTTTTATTAAAATTCATAAGAAATTGTCTATAGTTCCCAAATTTCACAAACAACTCCATTATATCTACTATCAACTTTGTAGCATCAGGTTTTGTTTTATATTCCCCTTGTCTGGTGCTCCTATGTTGCTTGGTTTTATGCTCATGATGTCTCTATCATCATGTGGTATTATCGTCTTGATCTTTTCTGTCTCATTATGTTGATGCAGAGATCATCTGTTCTTAGCACTATTGACTCTTCTGTTGCTGGTCCTATAGGTTCTCCAAATGTCTTGTACGAAATCAAAGGTCGTGCCAGAATTTCTTTCAACCCATGAGAAGATGTAGCTCTGGTGTAGAAACTCCCTTGAATGGCAATACTTCCACAACATAATTTGCCTAGCAAACTCTCAGGTTGTGGGATTAGACGTTAGCTATATTTTCTAGCAAAGCATATCATTGAAGATTAATCCAGACTTATATTTCTAATCCCGGCCTAAGCTTCACTAACTTTCAAAACTGGTCACTGAAAAATATCATTTTGATTATAAAACGTTCCCATTTTTTGTCTTTCGAGTCTTGCAAAATAAATTGCTTGGGTCAGGCATTCCCGAGCTAAACTTTGAAACCTATAAATCAGGTGAGTTTAATATGTTTGACCAGAATCACCAGATGAATCATAAAGATAGCTACGACGAAGTTAGATAATCATAATAGTATTCTCATAGAATAAGTTATGGTAGCATGGAGATAGAAATGATATAAGTATAATCTTGGAATAATAACGATACTTGATTTTGTGTGATTAAATATTCCCAGACCAACTCAAGCTTACCACTTCAAGCTTGAGTAATAGAATAACCGTTTACGGCCCAAAAAAAATAAAAATATTGCCTTTGATTTCAAGTCATGCCAAATAATTCAAACGAAAAAAGTTTACTAGTAGGAGTCACGTCTCCCCTACAATGATTGTGGGAATAGTATAGTTTAGAGATCTTTATATATGTTTGATTATATTTGTATAATCCACAAACCACACGATTAGAGTATGCCGTTCTTATGAAGCCTAAATTAATCAGTTGGAATATTTTGAGGAAGATTGGAGTTCCATACCGTTTGTACCTTTAAGAGTTTTAGTCATAGAAGAGTCATTCTTTTACTAATTTACTTTTGCACTCTTTTTTCAAGCAAACACAAGTTTATGGGTAAATGTAACATATTCTTTGATATAGCGGCGAAGCTTACAAAGTGAAATGTGCTGTTATTAGATTCTAACTATATATATGTAAGATTTTAGTGGCTTCAGAATTATGAGTTTTATATATTTTTCTTAAAAAGTTGGATCAAATATTTTTGAATTTGGAAGAACTATCATATAACATTGTGTCCACACAAAGTTAAAAATTATTTTGGATATCAATTGAAAGTTCAGATGATAGATTCTAACTCTTAATTGATGGGGATTCATGATGATTTCTTAACTTTGTGTTAAGGAAAATTGTTCGTTTACTCCTATGATTTTCTTATGATTTTCTAATGAATTTTAAAATTATTAAAATAATTAAAATATGGAATATGCAATGGGTTAAAATAGATTGTAAATTCACATGTTTTCTAGAACCGCTTGGAAAATTAAACTCTGCCTCATGACGCAAGTCGCAAGCTTATATCTAGATAATTCAGAAATAGAAGAACGCTAGACCGTTCTCATGAAATCGTGATCTACTTCTCTTCTTATATCTGAGTTCTCTTAAACTATTGAAATTCGATTGGATCCTTTGCTTGTATCCATATTGATGGGGGCATTGAATCGCTGATATCACACATAAGATGTCATGAATATAGTCGACTAGTGAGCGCGTACGAACACGCGCCCCCAAATAAACTCTCCCAACCCTAGTTTCATCGAGCCCTCGTCTCCATCGTTCACCTTGCCTCTCCGGTGCCCCCAAGGCGCTGCGAGAGGGCCCATGATACTCCCGCCAAATCCAACTTCCTCTCCGTCGTGGTTCTGTTGGTGATGGGTCTCTGTTTTCGGCGCCGTCGTTCGCGAGTCTGTGGCTCGTCTGTGGTTCGTGTACCGTATCTAGGCTTCTCTAGCGAATGGGCTAACAGTATGAAGCTTCTCTTCGCCGATGAACGCGCCTCCTCTCCCGACGTCAAAGCACCTCGACGGCAAGGTTCATAAACGTCGCTTCTTGCTTTTTCGATTCAAAGGTAAATCGGATATGCTCCGCCTGAGATAGAGGTCCCAGGACCTCAGACTTCATTTACTGAGATTTCTCTTTATGGGTCGAGATTAGGCGTTCTTGCTATTGAGTCGTTGCTCTAGTAGCTCCTCGTTCCCCCTTTGATATTGATTGGCGTTGCTTGTGAGAATGGGTATGATTTGTAGGCTTAAACGAATATGGCAGTGGCGTCTCTTGGTCTCTTAGATATTGGGGTTGCACCTTGCAGCTCGAGGAGGGAGTAAGACCCAGGAGGTGGTGATGCTGCCCCTTACCCTTAACCGACTTAGAGAACGAGTTTGGTTGGGTTTGTTGAGCGCTATTAAGCACCTGTGGTTACGTGTTGTCCTGTCTATGCTGGAATTTAGGATCAGTTCTTGCCCAGCCCGGACTTAGAGGGCGGTCCTTGAGCGGGCTTGTCTCTGTGTCTCAGAGGAAAGTATTGGTTCTGGCAACCGTATGAAACAACTTCATGTTAGCGTCGTGTCCCTCAATCTCTGGTTATCCAGTCTCTCCATATGCCTATCTCGTTTGTGCTCTTTCTCCCTGCTCTTCAAGTGTTGTATCGATCCTTGTTGTCCTGTTCGCTCTAAGGCAGAACGGCTTGAGGTTCAATTGTCTTTTGATTACATGTTTTTAAAACTTTTTTACCATGTAATCAATCATATAGGTTTTACAGTTTGTTTCAACATTTTGTAAACCTCAAACGTTCATTTTCATAATGATATTTACTGTTGAGCAAAAATAAAAATCGCTGATATCAATTTCAATGGTTACACATTTCACAATATTGACTCCATTACTTTCTTATTGAAATATTTTTCTTTGTAAATCTCGATAAATAGTTTATATTATGTTTATCCAGAATTCTCATTTATCTATATAATTAATTATTTTAATATTAACAAGACTTTTTACACACATTCTGATAGGGGTGTTCAATCCGGATATCGGTTCGGTTTAGGTTCGATTTTTTTTTGGTTTTCGGTATTTCGGTTAGTAAAATATAACTATCATTCTAAATCCATATTTATTTCGGTTCGGTTCGGTTTATATACCGTCGGTTTTTGGTTTATTCGGTTTTATACCAAAAAAACATAATTATTTAGTTTGAGATCATATTATATGAATTTTAGAGTCATATTGTCAACACAATCATTTATTAAAAATATATTACATGTTCAAATAAATGAACAAAAAAGTAAAAATGCTTCTACCATCAAATAAAATAATCAAATCTATAACTAAAATCAAAGCTTGAAATTTTGAAAATAAAAATATGAAACAAAACAGAAACATGAAAAAAAAGTTTTTCCACTCTTCCATATTTAGTGTTCATTAAATTCATGCTTTTTCAATTGACCACGAAACTCTGTTTGTTTACAGATAAGAAAAAAAGTTGTTAAAATTTTTCATTAATTATTTTCCATCAAATTTATAATCTTCATATTAATTTGGTGAAGACTAAAATAAAGTAAAAAGATCAAAAGAAGACTTAGAAAATAAGATGTCTAAATTGCGATGTATTGTTATTTAATTATAGTTCAAGTGTTTTACAAATTAAGGTTCTTTATTACTATAAAATTATGGTAATAGTTATTAACACAAATTTAACTTACGTAACAAATAGATTTTCATGTATTGTTATAAAATAGATACATATTTACATGTATCTACTTTTAATCGGTTTTGTTCGGTTTATTCGGTTTAATCGGTTATATACCAAACCATATCTAAATCCTACGGTTTTTATAAAATTATATCCATTCGGTTTATATGGTATATACCAAAACCAAACCATATTGTCTATTTCGGTTCGGTTCGGTTCGATTCGGTACGGTTCGGTTTTACCATATTGAACAGCCCCACATTCTGAACTAAATGTTTTACTAGTGATGTCTTTTGAACTCACTGACTAGATAATATTTTTGTTTTTGTTTTTGTTTATGAAAAAGTAGTGATCATATGTTTGCTAAACTTTAGTTAAGATATTGGATCAGGCTTCAGAAAATAATTATATTGTTTTTTTTTGCTGATACTTGTTTTTTTTTGCTGATACCACGTATTAAAAAATTCACTCATTTCATTTGTATCTGAAATATCATTTATTCATCTCGATCCGTAAATGCAAAGCAAACCATTTAACTGAACATACCCATCATCACTCAGCAGACTCGTTAGAACAAAAAGAAGTAGCAACTTGATGACGTGGTGGGGTTGTTTATGTATATGTCGACGTGAACATAAAACATTTATGCCAAAAAGGAAATCTACAGTAAGACTTTGGACCAGATCAACAAACCTACCGAATCTGTGTACAGCGTTACTTTGAAAATAACAAATAACTGAAATATTGTAGATAAGCCTTTCGAATTTCAATAATAAAATAAAGACAAGGCATGGAACCCACACTAAGTTTTTTTCTGTGTCGGCAATGAAGTTCATGTCGACGTTGCAACAAGTGGACAACGGCTTTTTGTTTCGTGCCTTGTGAAGGACTCGACTTTATCAAATTCGCATATCTTTTTAATTTAAATTTTGATTCCACCCAAAATGATGATTTGTTAGTAAATTATCCACTGATTTGTCTAATAAATGACTAATGAGCCATCCATTTGATTCAGTTGGATGCCAAAAGCTATTTTATTAGCATTAATTTACTTGGTCTACAATGACCCAAGTGGTATTGGGACCAAATAGTATTGGTCGCT
The DNA window shown above is from Brassica oleracea var. oleracea cultivar TO1000 chromosome C3, BOL, whole genome shotgun sequence and carries:
- the LOC106330912 gene encoding uncharacterized protein LOC106330912, which translates into the protein MTSAYQPQQSLVLFDMDLKPPLTSGSPTSSHSDVSPDPCWPSMSGLSVKSPQTAKLTSSTVSIEEETVTQSDLPSSLPVVNNGPADTSHQIEGSVVKENIISLPVPPSSSKSEVAPSSNLPNSRLGAWAHPINLNSLSTSRVHSSIHEVDGRVAKDGYVLELWPSLKESQNGQVRREILEAPISKSFPAVAQAQNPQDRKEDALRFPWAAKMNPACRNLYRATEPEYLEDGTPKVTIPRHVLLQGLQNQKEYILGQFYRCLPPPGGLIYAVFNKLWGRKCRITIKKLGESNYLFHVPDEATRTWILQRGLWHVDDCLMFVASWKPEASLAIPEIKTIPVWVTLKKIPNICYSIPGISHIASGLGAPMATHKPRLDPILMGEAKILVEVELSKAFPLRIAANDENGFISMVDVEYAWLPSKCGRCGQLGHKVKRCLQDVNDSHLVAPEVIETAAIISDVVTTTSFVTVLESPQPDTTLAPVSDIEVSPDILLDTHNELNSVDPTPVAKVDNLITLATISVLEDMYASIASQPDSTPTDIKDTIESPVLESAQILSVTNTSTAHATSTVQKERSRIAESDLGSNKFASLITLEEEGDSTDSDKEIDSMNLLTPSGKRILRERPVKPSTKAKEMHLYSSARGRGNRGRGNRGGRG